The following coding sequences lie in one Brevibacterium marinum genomic window:
- the thrB gene encoding homoserine kinase, translated as MRIEIQVPATSANLGPGYDAFGLALGICDSLILTIHDDPVDAGSCVSVTGESAETLPTDRSHLIMRVIGDVLGAEYPHIAGDVVGRMSLECVNRIPHSRGLGSSAAAIVGAIALAGEVGASAGSRRLSRQRVLELASELEGHPDNAAPAVYGGLTIALGNPARSWQIPAQTVGEVTVLVPDVRLDTDIARSVIPAAIEHEVAAENSARAALLVHGFVTDGSVLLEATADRLHQEYRQDAYPDSMALVDALRTNGLPAVISGAGPSVLVLEGSVPPSLVPDAVTTIRTSIDLGGYRVSEKKSASDSHDRR; from the coding sequence GTGCGGATCGAGATCCAGGTTCCGGCCACCTCGGCGAATCTGGGCCCCGGATACGACGCGTTCGGCCTGGCGTTGGGAATCTGTGATTCTCTGATTCTGACGATCCACGACGACCCCGTCGATGCCGGCAGCTGCGTCAGTGTGACGGGGGAGAGCGCGGAGACCCTGCCGACCGACCGTTCGCATCTCATCATGCGCGTGATCGGCGATGTGCTCGGCGCCGAGTACCCGCATATTGCCGGGGACGTGGTCGGCAGGATGAGCCTGGAATGCGTGAATCGGATACCGCATTCGCGCGGACTCGGCTCCTCCGCGGCCGCGATCGTGGGTGCGATTGCACTCGCAGGGGAGGTCGGCGCGTCAGCCGGCAGCCGACGTCTGAGCCGTCAGAGAGTTCTCGAGCTCGCCTCCGAACTCGAAGGGCACCCCGACAATGCGGCACCGGCGGTGTACGGAGGACTGACGATCGCACTTGGGAATCCGGCCCGTTCGTGGCAGATTCCGGCTCAGACCGTCGGCGAGGTCACGGTACTGGTGCCCGATGTGCGTCTGGACACGGACATCGCCCGCAGCGTGATCCCCGCAGCGATCGAGCACGAGGTCGCGGCGGAGAACTCCGCTCGGGCCGCGCTGCTCGTCCACGGTTTCGTCACCGACGGCTCCGTCCTGCTCGAGGCGACCGCGGATCGCCTGCATCAGGAGTACCGACAAGACGCGTATCCCGACTCGATGGCACTGGTCGACGCACTGCGGACCAACGGTCTGCCGGCTGTGATCTCGGGGGCCGGACCGAGCGTCCTCGTGCTCGAGGGCTCGGTCCCACCGTCTTTGGTCCCCGACGCGGTCACAACGATCCGCACCTCGATTGATCTCGGAGGATATCGGGTATCGGAAAAGAAATCAGCCTCGGATTCGCATGATCGGCGTTGA
- the thrC gene encoding threonine synthase codes for MSEFPKQQWRGVVEEYRSLLDVSESIPAVSLGEGGTPLIHADTLSELTGAEVWVKYEGLNPTASFKDRGMTMAITKAAAHGAKAVICASTGNTSASAAAYATKAGLTCAVLVPSGKIAPGKMSQAIAHGATLLEVDGNFDDCLTLCRKLSESYPVHLVNSVNPDRIEGQKTASFEVVDVLGDAPDIHVLPVGNAGNITAYWKGYRQYRETGVSTRLPQMWGFQAAGSAPIVLGHPVDEPDTIATAIRIGNPASWQLAIEARDASGGVIDSVSDEEILRAHKILSRDEGIFVEPGSASSVAGLLKMAEAGKVPAGATIAVTVTGHGLKDPGWALHTADGSEIEPKRVSVDAVSAARALGLEDR; via the coding sequence ATGAGCGAATTTCCCAAGCAGCAGTGGCGCGGCGTCGTCGAGGAGTATCGCAGCCTCCTCGACGTCTCCGAGTCCATACCGGCCGTGAGCCTGGGTGAGGGCGGAACCCCGCTCATCCACGCGGACACGCTCAGTGAGCTCACCGGCGCCGAGGTGTGGGTCAAATACGAAGGGCTCAATCCGACCGCGTCCTTCAAGGACCGGGGCATGACGATGGCCATCACGAAGGCCGCAGCCCACGGCGCGAAGGCCGTCATCTGCGCTTCCACCGGCAATACATCGGCCTCGGCGGCGGCGTATGCGACCAAGGCCGGACTGACCTGTGCCGTGCTCGTGCCCTCGGGCAAGATCGCCCCGGGCAAGATGAGCCAGGCCATCGCCCACGGGGCCACGCTGCTCGAGGTCGACGGCAACTTCGATGACTGCCTGACCCTGTGCCGGAAGCTGTCCGAATCCTATCCCGTCCATCTCGTCAACTCGGTCAACCCTGATCGGATCGAGGGACAGAAGACAGCGTCCTTCGAGGTCGTCGACGTCCTCGGCGACGCCCCCGACATCCATGTGCTGCCCGTCGGCAATGCCGGCAACATCACCGCGTACTGGAAGGGCTACCGTCAGTACCGTGAGACCGGCGTCTCGACCCGACTGCCGCAGATGTGGGGTTTCCAGGCCGCGGGATCGGCCCCGATCGTGCTCGGACACCCCGTCGACGAACCCGATACGATCGCGACGGCGATCCGGATCGGCAACCCGGCCAGCTGGCAGCTGGCCATCGAGGCCCGTGATGCCTCAGGTGGAGTCATCGACTCGGTCAGCGATGAGGAGATCCTGCGAGCCCACAAGATCCTGTCCCGCGACGAGGGGATCTTCGTCGAACCCGGATCGGCCTCCTCGGTGGCGGGTCTGCTGAAGATGGCGGAGGCCGGCAAGGTTCCGGCGGGGGCGACGATCGCGGTCACCGTGACCGGACACGGACTCAAAGATCCCGGCTGGGCGCTGCACACAGCGGACGGCTCCGAGATCGAGCCGAAGCGGGTCTCCGTCGACGCCGTCAGCGCTGCCCGCGCACTCGGACTCGAAGACAGGTGA
- a CDS encoding homoserine dehydrogenase, which produces MQALKVAMLGCGVVGTEVAARIQNRSEALAERIGAPLRLSAIVVRDASKQRPGIDPNLLTTDADSAIGDADIVIELMGGIEPAKSLIRTALDHGSSVVTANKALLAANYGELTSAADTAGVRLEHEAAVAGAIPIIRPVGDSLAGDRIDRIMGIVNGTTNYILDQMDSEGWDFDDALTTAQQLGFAEADPTADIGGHDAAAKAAILSSLAFHAPVSIDEVHVEGIEHITPDMVATARDQGFVIKLLAVCERVGHSPAGPGLSARVYPALLGRSHPLATVRGAFNAVFIEAEAAGSLMFYGQGAGGEPTASAVLGDVVSVARRKVLGGRGQYERPFHEDSTILPISAITTRYHITLDVVDRPGVLAAVSEVFADEGASIELMRQTVGEVDDDGTQHAKLVLATHSNTDAILRGTVDRLEELAVVRAVKSVIRVEGQ; this is translated from the coding sequence ATGCAGGCCCTGAAAGTCGCCATGCTCGGTTGTGGAGTCGTCGGCACCGAAGTCGCCGCACGCATCCAGAACCGGAGCGAGGCCCTGGCCGAACGGATCGGAGCACCCCTTCGGCTCAGCGCGATCGTCGTCCGAGACGCTTCGAAGCAGCGCCCCGGGATCGACCCGAACCTGCTGACGACCGATGCGGATTCGGCCATCGGCGACGCCGATATCGTCATCGAGCTGATGGGTGGCATCGAGCCCGCCAAATCACTCATCCGCACGGCCCTCGACCACGGTTCGTCCGTGGTCACCGCGAACAAGGCGCTGCTGGCCGCCAACTACGGTGAGCTCACGTCCGCCGCTGACACCGCCGGCGTCCGACTCGAACACGAGGCGGCCGTGGCCGGGGCGATCCCGATCATCCGTCCCGTCGGCGATTCTCTCGCCGGGGACCGGATCGATCGCATCATGGGCATCGTCAACGGCACGACGAACTACATCCTCGACCAGATGGACTCCGAAGGCTGGGACTTCGACGATGCACTGACGACGGCCCAGCAGCTGGGCTTCGCCGAGGCGGATCCGACCGCTGACATCGGCGGCCACGACGCCGCGGCCAAGGCCGCCATCCTCTCGTCCCTGGCCTTCCACGCTCCGGTCTCGATCGACGAGGTCCATGTCGAAGGCATCGAGCACATCACCCCCGACATGGTGGCCACGGCCAGAGACCAGGGGTTCGTCATCAAACTCCTCGCCGTCTGCGAACGGGTCGGCCATTCACCTGCAGGGCCGGGACTCTCCGCTCGCGTCTATCCGGCCCTGCTGGGGCGCAGCCACCCCCTCGCGACCGTGCGCGGCGCCTTCAATGCTGTCTTCATCGAGGCCGAGGCCGCAGGCTCGCTCATGTTCTACGGGCAGGGTGCCGGCGGCGAACCGACGGCGTCGGCCGTCCTCGGCGATGTGGTCTCCGTGGCCCGTCGCAAGGTGCTGGGCGGCCGTGGTCAGTACGAGCGTCCGTTCCACGAGGATTCGACGATCCTGCCGATCTCGGCCATCACCACCCGATACCACATCACGCTCGACGTCGTCGATCGTCCCGGCGTCCTGGCCGCCGTCTCCGAGGTCTTCGCCGACGAGGGCGCATCGATCGAACTCATGCGCCAGACCGTGGGCGAGGTCGACGACGACGGCACTCAGCACGCAAAGCTCGTGCTCGCCACCCATTCGAACACCGACGCGATACTGCGGGGCACGGTCGACCGCCTCGAGGAGCTCGCGGTGGTCCGTGCCGTCAAATCCGTGATCCGTGTAGAAGGACAGTGA
- the lysA gene encoding diaminopimelate decarboxylase: protein MPAHIAGTMHATPAPVWLPYPDDVNALLPSLWADNVVKSESGVLAIAGHAVTDLAEAYGTPTLVMDVDDFRRRAETYLSAYSSAFSTARGLAGVDVFYAGKAFLCTAVARWVHAAGLGLDTCSLGEMMVARAAGVPGERVGLHGNNKSTAELEYALDYSVGRIFVDSLDEISLLESIAAAKGTIAPVMLRVTVGVEAHTHDFIATAHEDQKFGLSVSAGTAARAAAAVADSAHLRFDGLHSHIGSQIFDISGFQVAAARVLALRAEIMAEHGVDLPDVDLGGGFGIRYTSQDTPIPVAEMAQELAEVVAKECRGLGTNVPRISIEPGRAIVSPSMFTLYRVGTVKEVSTDNGIRTYVAVDGGMSDNIRTALYDADYSCSLANRNSAAEPAIVRVVGKHCESGDIIVRDEYMGADVSSGDLVAVPSTGAYCRSLANNYNHVPKPGVLAVTADKVEWIVTPEAYSQMLRSDPGMSAEGSA from the coding sequence ATGCCTGCACATATCGCCGGCACGATGCACGCCACCCCCGCGCCCGTGTGGCTGCCCTACCCCGATGACGTCAACGCGCTGCTGCCCAGCCTGTGGGCCGACAACGTCGTGAAGTCCGAGTCCGGAGTCCTCGCCATCGCCGGGCACGCGGTCACCGATCTGGCCGAGGCCTATGGCACTCCCACCCTGGTCATGGATGTCGATGACTTCAGGAGAAGAGCCGAGACCTATCTGAGTGCCTACTCCAGCGCGTTCTCCACGGCGAGGGGCCTGGCCGGCGTCGATGTCTTCTACGCGGGGAAGGCCTTCCTGTGCACCGCCGTCGCCCGGTGGGTCCATGCAGCCGGGCTGGGTCTCGACACCTGTTCGCTGGGGGAGATGATGGTCGCCCGCGCCGCCGGGGTCCCGGGGGAGAGGGTCGGGCTGCACGGCAACAACAAGTCGACCGCCGAACTCGAATACGCCCTCGACTACAGTGTCGGGCGGATCTTCGTCGACAGCCTCGACGAGATCTCCCTCCTCGAATCGATCGCGGCCGCGAAGGGCACCATCGCCCCGGTGATGCTGCGCGTGACCGTCGGGGTCGAGGCTCACACACACGACTTCATCGCCACGGCACACGAAGACCAGAAGTTCGGTCTCTCCGTGTCCGCGGGCACCGCAGCCAGGGCCGCCGCCGCGGTGGCCGACTCCGCTCATCTTCGCTTCGACGGTCTGCACTCGCACATCGGTTCGCAGATCTTCGACATCTCCGGTTTCCAGGTCGCCGCGGCCCGTGTGCTCGCACTGAGGGCCGAGATCATGGCCGAACACGGCGTCGACCTGCCCGATGTCGACCTGGGCGGCGGTTTCGGCATCCGCTACACCTCGCAGGACACACCGATCCCGGTGGCAGAGATGGCCCAGGAGCTCGCGGAGGTCGTCGCCAAGGAATGCCGGGGGCTGGGCACGAACGTGCCCCGGATCTCCATCGAGCCCGGTCGTGCGATCGTGTCGCCGTCCATGTTCACCCTCTATCGTGTCGGCACGGTCAAAGAGGTCAGCACCGACAATGGGATCCGCACCTACGTCGCCGTCGACGGCGGGATGAGCGACAACATCCGGACAGCACTCTACGATGCGGATTATTCGTGTAGCTTGGCCAATCGGAACTCCGCGGCAGAACCCGCCATCGTGCGTGTGGTGGGCAAGCACTGCGAATCCGGGGACATCATCGTCCGCGACGAATACATGGGCGCCGATGTGTCCTCCGGTGACCTCGTCGCCGTCCCGAGCACCGGTGCGTACTGCCGTTCCCTGGCGAACAACTACAACCACGTGCCGAAACCCGGGGTCCTGGCCGTGACAGCGGATAAGGTTGAGTGGATCGTCACGCCCGAGGCCTATTCCCAGATGCTGCGCAGCGATCCGGGGATGAGCGCGGAAGGCAGCGCGTAA